The genome window CTTTGCGAAAGTTGGCGGTTTGGCCGATGTTGCCGGCAGCCTCCCAAAACCACTTAAGAATAAGGGAATCGACATCCGCGTCATGATCCCCCTTTACGATAAAATTGATACTAAAGAATTCTCTATAGAATATTCGGGTGTTCAATTCGATGTCCCGATGGCTGATAAGACCTTTTCGGCCAAACTTTACTGTGGGAAATTTCCCGGGGACGATATACCCGTTTATTTTATCGAGTGCCCGGAGTATTTCGGGAGACCGGGTATTTATACCGATCCCGACACCGGCAAGGCCTATGCCGATGATGGCGAGCGCTTCGTTTTCTTCTCGAAATCTGTGCCATTGGCTATTCAAGCTCTGGGCTGGACACCCGATGTAATCCATGCCAATGATTATCAGACTGGCTTGATCCCAGCAATTTATAAAATTCTGGAGCCTAAATCGGAAATGGCTTTTCTCTTCAGCATCCATAATCTCGCATATCAAGGTAGATTTCAACCGGAAATACTCGACCTAATCGGTTTTGGGAAAGAACAATTTTACCCGACAGGACCGTTTGAATTCTTCGGAAAAGTCAATCTCATGAAACTTGGTATATTTTATAGCGAAATAATAAACACTGTATCACCAACCTACGCCCAAGAAATTCAATCCAGCGCCGAATTCGGTCATGGCCTGGAAGGCATACTGAGCTCAAAAAGCGACCACCTTTATGGGGTTTTAAACGGTATCGACCAAACAGTATGGAATCCAAAAAACGATAGACATATTCCATATAAATTCAACTCGGATGATCTATCGGGTAAGCGAATGAACAAAGCGGCATTGCTCAAAGAACTCGGTCTTCCTGAAAATAGAATTAACAAACCACTTATTGCGACAATAAGTCGCCTTGCCGACCAAAAAGGTTTCGACTTGCTAATACCGATTATGCATGATATCGTTTCCAAAGATGCAACCTTTGTCCTTTTGGGAACCGGGCAAAAAGAATATGAGAAGGCTTTTAGAGAACTCGGCGAAAAGTATCCGGAAAGCGTCGCCGCAGTTATTAGCTTCAAAGGGGATCTTGCACACCGCATCGAGGCTAGTGCAGATATGTTCCTTATGCCTAGCAAATATGAACCTTGCGGATTGAATCAAATGTATTCGATGGCTTACGGAACTATCCCCATCGTGCGCAAAACAGGAGGCCTTGCCGATACTGTTACACA of bacterium contains these proteins:
- the glgA gene encoding glycogen synthase GlgA, which produces MSEKLKVLLIAAEAYPFAKVGGLADVAGSLPKPLKNKGIDIRVMIPLYDKIDTKEFSIEYSGVQFDVPMADKTFSAKLYCGKFPGDDIPVYFIECPEYFGRPGIYTDPDTGKAYADDGERFVFFSKSVPLAIQALGWTPDVIHANDYQTGLIPAIYKILEPKSEMAFLFSIHNLAYQGRFQPEILDLIGFGKEQFYPTGPFEFFGKVNLMKLGIFYSEIINTVSPTYAQEIQSSAEFGHGLEGILSSKSDHLYGVLNGIDQTVWNPKNDRHIPYKFNSDDLSGKRMNKAALLKELGLPENRINKPLIATISRLADQKGFDLLIPIMHDIVSKDATFVLLGTGQKEYEKAFRELGEKYPESVAAVISFKGDLAHRIEASADMFLMPSKYEPCGLNQMYSMAYGTIPIVRKTGGLADTVTQADLATDSGTGFVFEEYSKEAFLGAISLALKAFDDERAWRKLQQRAMSFDSSWENSAEKYIELYKQAIALARKSD